The region TTGCACTGCGGTCAGACAAGCTAGCGAGGTTAGGCCCAATCGCCAGTTGATCGTTCTTGGGTTGGTGGCAGACGGCACAGTGTTGATTGAACAGCTGCTTGCCTACATCGAGCTGGTCGGCTCTTTTTTCCGTCTGCGAGACTTCCTTGAGATACCTTTGCACGACGTCTTTGCGTTTTGCCGAGTCTGGATTTCCGAGCAACCGAGACGCTCGAACTTTCGACGATCTGCTTCCCGATTGGATCAATTGCTGTTGGAACGCCAGCGGGATGTCGTGTACCGAGATGCGTTTGGATTCTAAAGCGTCCAGTAAGAGTGTGGGGCCTTTGCGGTGTTGCAAGACTTGAGCCAAGAAATTGGTGCGCACTTCGAGTGACATTGAATCCAATTGGTCGAACAATAGATCGAGCGACGACGGATCTTGATTTTTGGCGAGTTGACTGATTGCGGCACATTGAACCGAGGAGGGTTCATGTAGCGAGATCAGTTGAAGCAACTTCGCGCGAGTTTGCTTGGATTCATCGAGCAGCCGGATCGCATCACATCGCAAGTTGTCATCACGGCTACGGTCGGTCGCAATCGATTGGGCTTGCGATTGCAGCTTTATTATCGCCTGACTGATCGTCGATCGCTGTGACTGCGACTTGTTGATTAAAGAGTCAGCCAGACGGAATCGCACCTTCAAATCAAGCGTCGATTCGGCAAGGACTTGAGTAATCAAGGTAGCGGAATCTTCACTGATTTCAGATCGCATCTCAATCAGTTGTTCTATGAGACTAAGACGCGGTTGGCTGACGGTGACAATCTTTTGAATGATCGATTGAAGCACGTTTTCCAGTACCGTGGGGGATACATGGTTTGCTGAACTAGCGATCGCGGTCACGAGCCAATCATCCAAGTCGGTGCGTTGGGCGGCGAGTGTAAGAGCGTTCGCCTGGGTGTCTTTATCTTTCAAGTCGCCAATCGCCAGCACCGCTTGCAGGGCAACGTCAAGCGATTCATCTTGAACAAGTTTTGAGAGAGCATCATGGTAAGGAGATGCGGTATTTGGGCTTTTGGCGATCGATGCTCGCAAGACGCGTATGGATGCAGACCTGAGTTGGGGATCGGTGTCAGCTAGTGTGCTTTGAAGGAACCCTTCAGGCAGTGCGTCCAGGTGCAGCAAAATCCAAAGCGAATGAAGTTTGGAATGGGAAGTTGAATTTGGGGCGTCGAAGGATGCTTTGAGCTGTTCGATGCAGCTATCGGCCTGGCGTTTGTTGCTTGCCAATTCAATCAGCTTTTGCTGGGCTAGATCACGTCTAGGTCCAACGGGAGAACGCAAGCACTGGATCAATTCGTCGATGGAGTTTGGGATCTGCCGCGAGGTCGTTATCGAGCGTTTCGAGGAATTCGGTGTTGCCTTCGGAACGATTCGGTAGATTCGGCCGCAGTCGTCACCAGCACGCACGTTCAGGCTCGCTTGCCATGAGTCAGGTATCCATTCGGGATGCTCAATCACGGCGCGGTACATATCCACGACCCACAGCATGCCATCGGGCCCAACGGTGACTCTTACTGGGCGAAACCATGGATCTGTCGATGAAAGGAATTCCGACTGCTGTTCACCAGGCGAACGTCGTGCTTTGAAGGTTGGGCCCTGAACAACGAGTTCGGAACGATGAACCAAATTGTGTACAGGTTCACAGACAAAGATTGATGGGTTGCCGGATGAATCGAAGGCGGGCGACTGTGCGACGATGCTGCTACACGCCGAGGTGAATCGATTCGCCGCAAATAGATCGTTGAAACGTTCTTCGGCTGATGATCGTGGAAAGACTGGCGGTGCAATCGCGGGAGTAAAAAGGGAATGCGTCCCCTGGCCAAATGATGCGTTTAAGTTGCGGCTTAGGTCGGCATCTTCGATCGGATAATGGTACATGGGATTGGAATTATGATTCCCAAACCAATGCCCCCAGTCATCACGGCTTCGGATGTACTGGGTACGTCCGCTGGTCGTTTCGATATTTCCGGTATCGGGAAAAATCTTGATGTCATGCCCTGAGGCGTTGATGGTTTTGCCGGTGATATGACTGGATAGTTCGCCAAGGTTGTCACCTGCCGAGAGGTGGTAGCTGTGATCGAGACCGTAGGAAAATCCACCGACGCGGTGTTGTGGATTGGCGAGGCGAAAATTATCGTAAAGCGTTTCCGTATGGTCTGCTTGACCATCGCCGTTGGTATCGCGAGCGTACAGGATTTGGGGGGCAGCGCAGACCAATGCGCCGTCTTTGTATGGCAGCACACCGGTTGGAAAGCTCAGTCCATCAAGAAAGGTTATGGCGTGATCAAAAATGCCATCACCATCTCGGTCCTCCAAGATACGGATCCGGCCGTCTTCTTCGGTTTCGGGGTAGCCACCCATTTCCACAACCCAGACTCGGCCGGTCGTATCAAAGGCCAAGTTGATTGGATCTTTGACAAGTGGCTCGCTCGCAACCAATTGAACTTCATAGCCTGGGCTGACCTGGATCTTCTGCGCAGAATCGTCAGGGGACAATGCTTCGGCACGGCCGCCATGATTGACCAGCTTCGCGACTTGATTGATCAAAAGGTCTTCGCTACCAGATGCCCAGGGCCCAGGCAGTCCATAGTAAATTCCCGACCGATCGTATTCGTATCCGCCTTCGGCACGCATGCGTTCACTGGCAACGTATCCCATGACGTCATTCGAATAGGCTGAAATCCAGAGGTTATTGGCGTTGATCGTGCTGCGCAATCGATTCGCATAATCGACAACGACTTCCCCACCAAGGAAGACCATGCAGAGCTGGTCGCCAAACTGCCAAGCTTGAATTGGAACTGGGTAAGTTGCCGGCAGTCGACCCTTTTGTTGATAGGTTTTCAACAACTGCTGAGCGTGACGCCGAGCTTGGGGATTACTCTCGCCGAGTCGCAGTTCGAGTTCTTCTTTCGTCGGCAGGTCAAATGACAAGGCGGCATAGTCAAATCCAGTGATCAGCGATTGATCGATCGTCTGCATCATATCTGTGGAAATGACTCGCTGGACTTCACCTGCCAATGTATCACCGTGAGCCTTAGCCAGCTGCACGGTCCCACGAGGGCTGGGATTGGCGTCAGCACCGCAACCGATCGTGCACAAGGCGATCACGCCTTCGTTTGCGTTTTCAATGTTGGTCGTCGCGTAGCCTGCCCAGTCAGCGTTGATTTGGTAATAGTCTCCACCAAGAGTGGTGCAGTGGCAGGCGTAATTGAACACCACGCCACGTAGCTGATTGTCTTGGCCAGTGATTTTCAAAACGGGGACTCGATGATCAACCGGTCCATTGGCTTGAACACCAAACCCGGTCCAGCGTCCGTCTTGCAAAACACGGCGGTTGGCTGCGAAGGTGGCTTGGCCTTGTGCGTACGAAAGCTTGGCCGGTGACAAATCTGCGATCGCTCGGTTGGCCGCTTCGACGACTTTGGCACGCAACGTCGTGACGTATCGAGAAACCACTTCACTTTCCGATTCTGTCAGTGGCGTAGAGAAAATATTCGCCAACTTCTGGTTCAGACTTGGGCCAGCATGCGTATGCGTGCAGGAGATCGCGATTCGATTTCGCGGGATGTTGTGTCGGGCTTTAATTGCTGCGGCGACTTCATCACTAAGTTTTGCCGAGAAACCGATGTTATCGACCGTGATCAGGATCGCCGGCGAGCCAGAGGGATTGTCTTGTTCGGCAATCGCGATCGCGCGTGCAAACAAACGTGTTTGGATGCCTTCGCTGGGATGATCACGGTTGCCGTAGCCAGACATCCGAATGCGTTCGGATGGTGTAATGTCAACTTTAGCCAAACCGACTCGGAACACCGTGTTGGATTGCGTTGCCGATTGCGACCAGACGTGAGAGCCGGTCACAACGAACACGAAAAGTACGCAACCAAAAAGCAGTCGAGGCTGAGGCATGGCCGATCTCCGGTTTGTGATTCAACCGGAAGTGATGCCAGCCTTCCCGAGCGGAGTTACTTGTGGGAGCCGGTCAACCGGTTGGGGAATGCAGGATCCAGTTGCCAATTCGGTGGGGGAACGAAGCCTTTATTGCCTTGGGAATATTCAGGTACGCTTCGTTCGGGTTGCAGGGATCGATATTCTACCAACATCGCGCCTAGTTGGTCGCGAATGTCTGTATGGTCTTTGACCAAGTTGGCTTTTTCGTAGGGATCTTTCTCGAGATGGAATAATTCGGCCCGGTTGGTCCCATCGCTCAGTTGGTCGACGGACTTCAAACGCGGTCCGTTGACCTTCAGTTTCCAGCCGCCGGCGGTAACGGACAGGTGCTCATCGGCCTCGCCTCCTTGACCATGATAAGAGAACCAAGGGCGGTCAAGCGGATCGGGTGTCGCAGTCGAATTTGGATCCTTCATCGCGTGAAGCAAGCTGACGCCGTCGAACGGATGGTTCGACGAGCTACCAACATCTGCTCCGGACACATCCAGCAAGGTTGGCATGATGTCGATGTAGCCGCAGGTTCGGTCGAACTTTTGACCGGCGGCGATTTTTGCAGGCCATTTGATTGCCGCGGGAACACGAATGCCGCCTTCGTAGACGGTTAGTTTGCTTCCACGAAGCGGATCGTTGTTCTCACGGATGTTTCCGACACCGCCGTTATCGCTGAGGAACCAAACGATTGTGTTGTCTTCTTCACCCGATTGGCGAATGGCATCCAGGATTTGACCAATCCCTTTATCCATTTCCCAAATCATTGCGGCATAGATTTGTCGACGGGTCGGTTCTTTTCGATCGGCGGGGACTTTCAGCGAGGCAAATTTCTCGATCGCCTCGTCAGGTGCTTGGAAGGGCGAGTGTGGGGCGTTAAATGGGATGTAACAGAGGTAGGGTTCGTCTTCCGCTGCGACCGTCTTGATCCAGTCAGATGCGTCTTTTGCGATCAAGCTGGTCGCGTAACCTTGTTCATCGGAGGCTTCGTAGTTGTCGTGCCAGTCACGGACGTCTTCGCGCGAGAGTTCGAAATAGTCGATCGCGCCGTTGTAGTGGCCATGGAAATGAGTAAAGCCACGTGCATTGGGATGCCATTTGGCTCGGCGATGACCGAGGTGCCATTTGCCAAAGATGCCGCGATGTTTATAGCCCTCTTTGCCGAGTGCTTCCGGCAAAGTTGTTTCGTCTGTTGCCAAGCCAAAGTCACGATAAGGTGGAATCACCGCGCGAGCCAATCCGTATCGGATCGGGTAGCGACCGGTCATCAGTCCAGCACGTGTCGGCGAACACATCGGGGCGACGTAGAACTGATCCAGTTCCATCCCCGATTGAACAATCGAGTCGATGTTCGGTGTGATGTACTGCGAGTTGTGATAGCCGACGGCATTCCAGCCCAGGTCGTCAGCTAGCAGGATCACGATGTTCGGCTTCGTCTGTTCCGCCATCAGCGCTTTGGTCACGACGTTCGAAACAGTCAGTATTGCTAGGAAGGCAAACGAATAAGAAAAATTCAAACGGGCGGAAGGCATTTTTGTTTTGACCAAGCGGGAGATCATCAAAGTTGGAAGGAGGAAACGTTCGAATTGGCTGCCGAAGCAGGGAAATTTAAACGTCCCCAATGATACCTCGTTCAACTCCTGATTGCTCTTGTGATCGTGCGGAAAGGTTCTTCGCTTGGTGCCGCGAATTCTCAGCAATTCAGGGAAGCGATCGTTTGTTATTGATTCCCGATTTAGCCGTTTGGGTCGGCGCATAAAAAAACCCGATTCCAAAATCTTGGAACCGGGCTTTGTACAAGCGGAATCCTGTCGTGGCGGACTACAGTTCGGGCGTCGTGTAAGGTTCGACGTCGCCAACCATGTGGAAGTGGTTATGGTCGATGTAGACCACTTCAACCGCTTCACGATCATGCAATGTGTGTGGCACGGGATAGCCGATCGTGGTCTTCTCTTCGAAGTAGATCGTGCACTTGTAGTGTGCGTGGTGCAGTTGTGCCGGTCCGATCAAAGGATAGAAACGCGGTGGGTCAATATAGTCGGCGATCTTTTCTTTGATGATGCGGACGTCATTGCGTTGTTTTTCGTACAGCAATGGAACGCCGCCTTGAACGGGACGGGCATCTTCCAGAGCGTGCATGATTTCGTCGTCACTTGGTGGGTCCAGTGCGACAGGAGCTCCGCCAGAAGTCGTTGGCCCTAGGATCGGCACGCGTTCGTAACGCTCATGCTTCCAGAATTCTTCTTCGGCTTTGTGCTGGTAGTAAGGGCTGACAGGAATTGGGAATCCGAGGAATCCCAAGCTGTATCCGCCGCTGACGCCATAGCAACCGGTCGATGTGACGGCGGCAACAGCCATTGTTGCCAATCCGAGTTTACGAATAAGTGCCGTCAGGGCACCGGTTCGTTGACAGTTCGTCTTGATGGTCATCCGAGCAACCTTCCATGGTGTTCGTTAACAGGGCCGTTGTCTCCAGACGGCTCTTTCCGCTTGTAGAGTCAGTTATCGTGTGAACTTATATGGATCTTGCGGGTAATTCAGGACTTTTGCCGATTCGCCGTAGACTTCACGATCACCGCAGCGTGGAACAAAGGATTTCAGGCAAATTCGCGTGATCCCTTCGGTCGGGGCCGGATTGAACTTGAGTCGTTTTATGATTTTTCTTAGCCTCCGCCGCGAATACTTCGACATGTCGGCTCGATGCGACGAAAAACGCGATTCAAGGCGAATCGCAACGCATCAGCAACTTGCTCGCTGTCCCCTCAATCATCTGCTAGCAAAACAGTTGCAGATAACGCGGCACGCCATCGAGACTGGCAGTGTCTGGCGAAGGCGGACCGCGTGCAATCGTCGAAAGACCCACCTTATTACCGAAGATCTCGATAGACAGCGATTCAAAGGAGTGATCGTTATGGTCCAGCCTCTCCGGCCTCTCGCAATCAAGCGGACGCTTGCCATCGTTTTGGGCGCGTTACTGTTTGCTAACACCGCCGGCCAGCGTTTGGCTCACGGCGAAGAATCTAACCCTGTTGTTGCCGTCGTAAACGCGGATCCCATCACGCGGCAAATGTTGGCTGATGCCACTTTGGAGCGGCATGGCGAGCAGGTGTTGGACAATGTCATTATTAATCGCCAGCTGATTTTGGAAGCCTGCAACGAACGCGGCATGCAAGTCAGCCAGGCCGAAGTCAGCGAAGAAATCGGTCGCTTGGCGACCAAATTTGGTTTCAGCGTTCAAGACTACTTGAAGTTGTTGCAAGACGAACGTGAAATCGATCCAGGTCGATATGGCCGTGAAATCATCTGGCCGATGTTGGCTCTGCGAAAGTTGGTGGCCGACCAAGTCGAACCGACTGAAGAAGAGTTCAACCGTGCTTTCGTCGCTCAATATGGTGAAGCGGTGAAGTGCCGAATGATCATGGTCGGCGATCAAAACAAAGCTCAGATGCTGCATCGCGAAGCGAACGCCAATCCGGACAACTTCGCCAACCTTGCCAAGCAAAACAGTGACGATGAAGCCAGCGCCAGCGTCGGAGGATTGATTCATCCGATTCGTCGCTACATGGGTGATTCACGCCTCGAGGAAGCTGCATTCAGTTTGCAGGCCGGCGAGATCTCACCGATCTTGCAAGTCGGCGATCAATGGATGTTCGTCCAAGTTGTTCGACGTATTCCAGCGACCGTTCCAAACGCCCAAGCGATGCCGGCAATTCGTGAGCAAATCAATGATCGCATCCGCGATCAAAAGATGAAAACAGCCGCGACCGAGCTGTTTGCTCAGCTACAGCGAGATGCAAACGTAGTCAAAGTCTTCGGAAACCCCGAGCTTGAGAAACAACATCCGGGTATTGCGGCAATCGTCAACAACGGACGTATCACCATCGCTCAATTGGCTGCCGAGTGCGTTAAGCGACACGGCAAAGATGTTTTGGATGGAGAGATCAATCGTAAGTTGCTGACGCAAGCTTTGTCGAAAGCGAAGAAGCAAGTTTCCGATGCGGACCTCAACTCGGAAATCGAACGCGCCGCCAAAAGCTATGGCTTCATCAAGGCCGATGGTTCAGCGGATCTAAAATCGTGGATCGATTCGGTTACCAGCGATGGCGAAACGACCTACCCGCTGTATGTGAAAGATGCCGTTTGGCCAAGCGTGGCGCTGAAGAAGCTGGTCGAAGATCGCGTACAGATTACCGAACAAGACTTGGAAGTCGGTTTCGAAAGCAACTTTGGACCGCGCGTCGAAGTGCTTGCCTGCGTTTTGGGCGATCAACGCACCGCACAAAAGGTTTGGAAGATGGCACGTGACAATCCTTCCGAAGAATTCTTTGGTCGATTGGCCGAAGACTACAGCGTCGAACCCGTTTCGGCCAGCAACAGCGGAAAGGTGCCTCCGATCCGAAAGTACAGTGGTCAACCGACGATCGAAGATGAAGCGTTTGACCTGAAGCCGGGTGAGTTGAGTGGCGTTATCAGCGTTGGTGACAAGTACATCTTGCTGAAGTGCCAAGGTCGGACTCAGCCATTGGTCAGCGATCGCGAAGCCGTCCGAGGCGAATTGATCCGTGATCTGACCGAGCGAAAGTACTCTGTCGAAATGGCCAAAGCGTTTGACAAGTTGAAAGACACCGCCGAGATCGAAAACTACTTCACCGCGGTCAAGGAAATCGCTTCGGCAGCTCGTGCGAATGCGGCTAAACGCTAGCCGACGGTCGCTGCTAATCAACGGCTACTGGTACCAATCGAAATTAGAACAGCCGCGGGTTTTGACTCGCGGCTGCTTTTGTTGAATGTCTTGTCGCTTCGCTGTGGTGTTTCGCGTTCCGATCCGCGTCAACCAACCATCGCAAAGACAATGATGGGCCGTTCGGTCGCTGGGATTGGTTTACTTCATTTGCGCAACCGCAGCTTTGATTTTGCTGACGATGCCTGAGTCCAAATCGCTGACCAACGGAAGAATCGGGCCAGTGTTCGCGATACCTGCTTCAGCAACAGCGTGATGCAAGACGCGAATGGGGCTGTATTGGTTGCGAAGGTCCTCCAGTGGCAAGAACCATTCGCGGATCTTTTCGGCCTTCTCGAAATCGCCTTCGTGAATCGCGTGCATCATTTCCATACTGCGATTCGGAGCGACACAAACGCATCCACTGGTGAACCCGGTGACGCCGAAGTCACGGAGGTGAACGATGGCGGGTTGTTCCCCGATGCCGCTGACCATTCGGTCGCTCGGGAAGATATCGGTCAGTGATTTTAGGTATGGATCGTCAGACGGGTCGTCCAGCACGACGGCATATTTGATCCACGAAATCACGCCATCTTTTTCAAGAGCTTCGACCAGTGACGGTTCCAGCCAACGATCGAATTTGATGTACAACACCAAAGGTTTACCCAAACGCTCGGCCAATCGTCGAATGCCGGATGCACAGCCTTGTTGATCAATGATGTCGCGGGAAGGCAGCAGCATCGCGGTTGAGTATTCGAACTCGCGCAAGATATCGACCTGATCGCAGGCGAGTCCGTACGCGGGGCCGATCGAAGGGACGACAGTGGTTTCGTCAGCAGACTCTTCGGCCAGCATCGAAAGCGTCGCAGCAAACTCGCTTAGGCGAATGTGATAAAAGAGCGCGTTTCCTCCGTACAGCAACGAACGCACTCCACCGTCTTCGAGGAAGCGGATGATCTTGCGATTTTCTTCTCGACAGACTTCGCCTTCGGCATTGCGAGCCAATGGTGGAACGGCAAAGACACTGGTGCGGAGATGAGCGGGGTCGAATTCGGACTTAAGCATGATTTGAGGTGGGGAGTGATTTGGATACTTGGGATTCGTGACGCCAAGTATTCAAAGGCGGGTGTTTTTATTAGCGGTATCAGACGATCGTGTACTGCGTGGCTTTGTTTCCAGGGGCCAAACGGACACGTCAGGCGTCGAGCCGAGCAGGAGTTAGTGCAGCCCAGCGATCGGCATTTGAACCTTGTACAAGCCGGTGCGTGCGGTGACGAACATGGTTTTCCAGTCTTCACCACCGAAGCAAACGTTGGCTGGCTTTTGTGGGATCGAAACCAATCCAACCAACTTGCCTTCGGGCGAATAGATTTGGATTCCCAAATCGGTTGTGATATAGACGTTGCCTTCGACATCAAGCGTGATCCCGTCTGCTCCTGTACCTGACTTGCCGTCGGGTTGTTTCAGCGAGCAGAACGTTTTCGCCGGACTGAGTTTGCCCGGGCCGAGTACATCGAATACCAACATCTCCGATTGAGCGCTCGGGCACACGTAAAGCTTGTCGCCTTTGGGTGAAAGCCCGATGCCGTTGGGAGCCTTGATGTCAGAGCTGACACGTGAGACTTTGCGTTCTCCCGCGATTTCGGGAGCGATGTAATAAACCGCTTGGATCGTTTGGGGTAGCGGTGTGGGGGCGCTAAACAATGGGTCGGTGAAATAGATGCCGCCTACCGAATCGACGATGAGGTCGTTGGGAGCGTTGAAGCGCCGTCCGCCAAACTTCGATGCCAGCACTGTGGCTTCGGCGGTCTCGTAATCGTACTGAACCACTTGCCCGTCCATTTGACAGGCTCGCAGATTTCCGTCCACCGCGATCAGGATTCCATTGGTATGGGCCGATTGATCGGTGAACTTGTCGATCGTTCCATCGGGACGAAGGCGATGAACGGCGGTGTTGGGAATATCTGAAAAGTACAGCGTTTTCGATTTTGGTTCCCAGGCCGGGCCTTCGGTGAACGTGAAGCCGTCTTGAACCAATTCAACTTCGCCGACCGCTTTGATCGATAGCTCATCGCTTGGTTCTTGAGCAACACAGCAAGCTGACAAAACAATCGCCTGCATCGCCGCCAAGTTCCTCATCCATCGAAACGACAACATGCGTGTACTCTCCAATTGGTTTTAGTTAGACCGCTAAGTCAATAATTCTTCGCGAACGCGTTCAAAGTAGTCCAGGATCGGCCTTGGGAATCCCTCGGCGTTGATTACACCGGAGTGGGCTTGGACGTGTGGTTCGTTGTCTGCCCAGCCATCCCAAACGATTCCATGAACAACTTGCTTGGCCAACAGTGTACGGACTAATGGACCGGCCGTGCGGAGTTGGTTGGCAGCTAATTCTGCTTTATTGTCACCAACAATCAGCGTTGGGGTTTTGACCTTGGCGTTGGTGTCTTCTCCGCAGTCACCTGGGATTGTCAATTGCACCAACATCGGGATGCCAAGTGTTGCCCAGCGATCGATCATTTGGCCAAAGTCCAGTGCCGATCTGGGGAGCGTCGCGTCGCTGCCGTAGTTCAGGCGAACGTCGAGGCCAATCCCTGCCATTCCGAGTCCGCTGCGGGCGATCGCGTCGGCAAAATGCAAGGCCGAGATCCCGTCGCGGTGCTTTGCCAGGTATTCACCAAAAGGTTGATCGAACGAGATGATTGCGGGTGTATTGGGGTCGATGCGACGGACCGTTTGCAAGATCGCCACGGCAAGCCGCATCACTTGTTCGTCGTCCAAGCGGATCGGCCCGGGGGTATTCAATCCGGTGGCGCAATTCCAAAGCTGAACCGAACCACGATATCGGCTGACCACGCGTTCGGTAAATTGCGTGACCGAGGACAGGAACGATTCAAAGTTATCTTCGATCAGATAGAACCAAGGCGGCATCATCTCATC is a window of Stieleria sp. JC731 DNA encoding:
- a CDS encoding neutral/alkaline non-lysosomal ceramidase N-terminal domain-containing protein, with protein sequence MPQPRLLFGCVLFVFVVTGSHVWSQSATQSNTVFRVGLAKVDITPSERIRMSGYGNRDHPSEGIQTRLFARAIAIAEQDNPSGSPAILITVDNIGFSAKLSDEVAAAIKARHNIPRNRIAISCTHTHAGPSLNQKLANIFSTPLTESESEVVSRYVTTLRAKVVEAANRAIADLSPAKLSYAQGQATFAANRRVLQDGRWTGFGVQANGPVDHRVPVLKITGQDNQLRGVVFNYACHCTTLGGDYYQINADWAGYATTNIENANEGVIALCTIGCGADANPSPRGTVQLAKAHGDTLAGEVQRVISTDMMQTIDQSLITGFDYAALSFDLPTKEELELRLGESNPQARRHAQQLLKTYQQKGRLPATYPVPIQAWQFGDQLCMVFLGGEVVVDYANRLRSTINANNLWISAYSNDVMGYVASERMRAEGGYEYDRSGIYYGLPGPWASGSEDLLINQVAKLVNHGGRAEALSPDDSAQKIQVSPGYEVQLVASEPLVKDPINLAFDTTGRVWVVEMGGYPETEEDGRIRILEDRDGDGIFDHAITFLDGLSFPTGVLPYKDGALVCAAPQILYARDTNGDGQADHTETLYDNFRLANPQHRVGGFSYGLDHSYHLSAGDNLGELSSHITGKTINASGHDIKIFPDTGNIETTSGRTQYIRSRDDWGHWFGNHNSNPMYHYPIEDADLSRNLNASFGQGTHSLFTPAIAPPVFPRSSAEERFNDLFAANRFTSACSSIVAQSPAFDSSGNPSIFVCEPVHNLVHRSELVVQGPTFKARRSPGEQQSEFLSSTDPWFRPVRVTVGPDGMLWVVDMYRAVIEHPEWIPDSWQASLNVRAGDDCGRIYRIVPKATPNSSKRSITTSRQIPNSIDELIQCLRSPVGPRRDLAQQKLIELASNKRQADSCIEQLKASFDAPNSTSHSKLHSLWILLHLDALPEGFLQSTLADTDPQLRSASIRVLRASIAKSPNTASPYHDALSKLVQDESLDVALQAVLAIGDLKDKDTQANALTLAAQRTDLDDWLVTAIASSANHVSPTVLENVLQSIIQKIVTVSQPRLSLIEQLIEMRSEISEDSATLITQVLAESTLDLKVRFRLADSLINKSQSQRSTISQAIIKLQSQAQSIATDRSRDDNLRCDAIRLLDESKQTRAKLLQLISLHEPSSVQCAAISQLAKNQDPSSLDLLFDQLDSMSLEVRTNFLAQVLQHRKGPTLLLDALESKRISVHDIPLAFQQQLIQSGSRSSKVRASRLLGNPDSAKRKDVVQRYLKEVSQTEKRADQLDVGKQLFNQHCAVCHQPKNDQLAIGPNLASLSDRSAKSIVPAIFDPNRALDPKYQSYLIETQDGRVLTGVIESELADVLNLAQADGTRLQVRRGNIESMKNSGISIMPEGFENLIAPRQIEALIEYIQSL
- a CDS encoding sulfatase-like hydrolase/transferase, which encodes MTKALMAEQTKPNIVILLADDLGWNAVGYHNSQYITPNIDSIVQSGMELDQFYVAPMCSPTRAGLMTGRYPIRYGLARAVIPPYRDFGLATDETTLPEALGKEGYKHRGIFGKWHLGHRRAKWHPNARGFTHFHGHYNGAIDYFELSREDVRDWHDNYEASDEQGYATSLIAKDASDWIKTVAAEDEPYLCYIPFNAPHSPFQAPDEAIEKFASLKVPADRKEPTRRQIYAAMIWEMDKGIGQILDAIRQSGEEDNTIVWFLSDNGGVGNIRENNDPLRGSKLTVYEGGIRVPAAIKWPAKIAAGQKFDRTCGYIDIMPTLLDVSGADVGSSSNHPFDGVSLLHAMKDPNSTATPDPLDRPWFSYHGQGGEADEHLSVTAGGWKLKVNGPRLKSVDQLSDGTNRAELFHLEKDPYEKANLVKDHTDIRDQLGAMLVEYRSLQPERSVPEYSQGNKGFVPPPNWQLDPAFPNRLTGSHK
- a CDS encoding peptidylprolyl isomerase; this encodes MVQPLRPLAIKRTLAIVLGALLFANTAGQRLAHGEESNPVVAVVNADPITRQMLADATLERHGEQVLDNVIINRQLILEACNERGMQVSQAEVSEEIGRLATKFGFSVQDYLKLLQDEREIDPGRYGREIIWPMLALRKLVADQVEPTEEEFNRAFVAQYGEAVKCRMIMVGDQNKAQMLHREANANPDNFANLAKQNSDDEASASVGGLIHPIRRYMGDSRLEEAAFSLQAGEISPILQVGDQWMFVQVVRRIPATVPNAQAMPAIREQINDRIRDQKMKTAATELFAQLQRDANVVKVFGNPELEKQHPGIAAIVNNGRITIAQLAAECVKRHGKDVLDGEINRKLLTQALSKAKKQVSDADLNSEIERAAKSYGFIKADGSADLKSWIDSVTSDGETTYPLYVKDAVWPSVALKKLVEDRVQITEQDLEVGFESNFGPRVEVLACVLGDQRTAQKVWKMARDNPSEEFFGRLAEDYSVEPVSASNSGKVPPIRKYSGQPTIEDEAFDLKPGELSGVISVGDKYILLKCQGRTQPLVSDREAVRGELIRDLTERKYSVEMAKAFDKLKDTAEIENYFTAVKEIASAARANAAKR
- a CDS encoding dihydrodipicolinate synthase family protein → MLKSEFDPAHLRTSVFAVPPLARNAEGEVCREENRKIIRFLEDGGVRSLLYGGNALFYHIRLSEFAATLSMLAEESADETTVVPSIGPAYGLACDQVDILREFEYSTAMLLPSRDIIDQQGCASGIRRLAERLGKPLVLYIKFDRWLEPSLVEALEKDGVISWIKYAVVLDDPSDDPYLKSLTDIFPSDRMVSGIGEQPAIVHLRDFGVTGFTSGCVCVAPNRSMEMMHAIHEGDFEKAEKIREWFLPLEDLRNQYSPIRVLHHAVAEAGIANTGPILPLVSDLDSGIVSKIKAAVAQMK
- a CDS encoding SMP-30/gluconolactonase/LRE family protein, whose amino-acid sequence is MLSFRWMRNLAAMQAIVLSACCVAQEPSDELSIKAVGEVELVQDGFTFTEGPAWEPKSKTLYFSDIPNTAVHRLRPDGTIDKFTDQSAHTNGILIAVDGNLRACQMDGQVVQYDYETAEATVLASKFGGRRFNAPNDLIVDSVGGIYFTDPLFSAPTPLPQTIQAVYYIAPEIAGERKVSRVSSDIKAPNGIGLSPKGDKLYVCPSAQSEMLVFDVLGPGKLSPAKTFCSLKQPDGKSGTGADGITLDVEGNVYITTDLGIQIYSPEGKLVGLVSIPQKPANVCFGGEDWKTMFVTARTGLYKVQMPIAGLH
- a CDS encoding endo-1,4-beta-xylanase → MGQFHFAVPPDSTLLLKQTLWKDAYICGIEGVPWECRQEKAKGILSISRPVETSGKLYLTCPTKGLGYRTLSTCTLMPSSEPYPLFLELARGSCYRARVQSDTWQRAGLSLGDRFGELLQRGTDQFLDAVQQQDDLSACSQSALQAIATLENAIADLGESFALQSIAYRKQREPQLNTLLAGSVVPPAPTRSQHSARFAKAFNTAAVRLNWGMIEEEAGRYEFDKSDRTIQWCAEQGMKILCGPLLDFRDEMMPPWFYLIEDNFESFLSSVTQFTERVVSRYRGSVQLWNCATGLNTPGPIRLDDEQVMRLAVAILQTVRRIDPNTPAIISFDQPFGEYLAKHRDGISALHFADAIARSGLGMAGIGLDVRLNYGSDATLPRSALDFGQMIDRWATLGIPMLVQLTIPGDCGEDTNAKVKTPTLIVGDNKAELAANQLRTAGPLVRTLLAKQVVHGIVWDGWADNEPHVQAHSGVINAEGFPRPILDYFERVREELLT